A genomic segment from Gilvibacter sp. SZ-19 encodes:
- a CDS encoding M36 family metallopeptidase — MKKCTLVVLLGIIGIFTSQSFAQDATTTITNYLTQQRENHGLTPQDVQFEITSQSTSKVSGLTHVYYRQLVNGIPVYGSESSAHIKADGTLIKMNNGFVAQSIEKSSGMTSPGLTAAAAITAAANELGYTPSKAITVIEDLSEGSPKMIMSDGGISKLDIPVALTYQKTEAGDIVLAWDLSILELTQENWWSVRVDASTGRIIDRVNWMVTCEFDHDHGDHENAMNFNLNLQPAVDKSAAAGCIECYEVFALPLESPFFGARTFEVNPADPTASPFGWHDTNGAPGAEFTTTRGNNANAYEDGDNPGFQPDGGANLFFGGVGYEWDINYSPSTQYEAAAVTNLFYWTNIIHDVLYQYGFDEAAGNFQENNYGGGGAGSDSVDSEAQDGSGTCNANFGTPPDGGNPRMQMYTCGSRDGDYDNLVIIHEYGHGISNRLTGGPGAAGCLGNSEQMGEGWSDWYGLVMTMEPGDAGVDPRGVGTYLFNEGPDGGGIRPFPYSTDMNINPQTYDFIGSSAIPHGVGSVWAMMLWEMTWGLIDASGWDADIYNFTGDSSLDAGNVKALALVTEAMKLQPCSPGFVDGRDAIIAADNAIYGGANVCIIWDAFAKRGLGVNAVQGSSFSTTDGSENFDTPTGEATFTAPEDVCDSETAFTVVGAGTPLGGIYSGPGVTDNGDGSSYTFDPAVAGVGIHTISYEIADSECATASIASDDIEVLETPDSPLTTGVTDVCIGDEVTVTATPVNPANNIRWFDAEVGGAFLFQGTDYTFTPTGSIDLWAEETPDDFLSKLVISEVTMQTPDRLEIQNVGVQTDYTGYRVVLSEEPFSNINTVNPIVKTLGVMEENEAIAWSDQAGSSDYWGNNIWWGNDSGDAGWILILDPDGNVVDSAFWNVSASILSTFDITVAGFNITAADLDWTGAGADLTTLCSDSFQRNGDTDSAADWPNACLEASFGVANDNIGIGFAGCLAARTLTQVVAEDVAPEITCPDDELYIIDDGLPYVVPDYSLTATFSDNCPEDPTITQDPAVGAELGPGVYTVTLTATDAAGNFSDCTFTLTVEGVLSVDEFGIDNVITLYPNPSQGELTLRNRSTAILEDVNLYDVNGRLIKRFNVQGAGAEIQFNLNDVASGMYFVQIVTDQGQTVKRVVKQ; from the coding sequence ATGAAAAAATGTACCCTGGTTGTACTCCTGGGGATTATTGGGATTTTTACCTCCCAATCATTCGCTCAGGATGCGACAACAACCATCACCAACTACTTAACCCAACAAAGAGAAAATCACGGACTGACCCCCCAAGACGTTCAGTTCGAAATCACCAGCCAAAGTACCAGTAAGGTAAGTGGTCTAACCCACGTATATTACCGTCAATTGGTCAATGGCATTCCTGTTTATGGTTCTGAATCATCTGCACACATCAAGGCAGATGGAACGCTTATCAAGATGAACAACGGTTTTGTTGCTCAGTCCATAGAGAAATCTAGTGGAATGACCAGCCCTGGACTTACAGCTGCTGCTGCTATTACCGCTGCTGCCAATGAGCTTGGTTATACGCCATCTAAAGCCATTACTGTGATCGAAGATCTTTCAGAAGGATCTCCTAAAATGATCATGAGCGATGGTGGTATTTCTAAATTGGACATTCCAGTGGCCTTGACCTATCAGAAAACCGAAGCCGGCGATATCGTTTTGGCTTGGGATCTTTCTATTTTAGAGTTGACCCAAGAGAATTGGTGGTCTGTTCGCGTAGATGCTTCTACCGGACGCATCATTGACCGTGTGAACTGGATGGTTACCTGTGAGTTCGATCACGATCACGGAGACCACGAGAACGCGATGAACTTCAACTTGAACTTACAACCTGCCGTAGATAAATCAGCGGCTGCTGGTTGTATTGAGTGTTATGAAGTTTTCGCCTTGCCTTTGGAAAGCCCGTTCTTTGGAGCGCGTACTTTCGAGGTGAATCCTGCAGACCCGACTGCTTCTCCTTTTGGATGGCACGATACTAACGGAGCTCCAGGAGCGGAATTCACCACTACTCGTGGTAATAATGCAAACGCTTATGAAGATGGCGATAACCCAGGATTCCAACCAGATGGAGGAGCTAACTTGTTCTTCGGAGGAGTTGGTTACGAATGGGACATCAACTATTCGCCTTCTACACAATACGAAGCTGCGGCTGTAACTAACTTATTCTACTGGACCAACATTATCCACGATGTACTTTATCAGTACGGATTTGATGAGGCCGCAGGAAACTTTCAAGAAAACAATTACGGTGGCGGCGGTGCTGGTTCTGACTCTGTAGATTCAGAGGCTCAAGACGGTTCAGGTACTTGTAATGCAAACTTTGGTACTCCGCCAGATGGTGGAAACCCACGTATGCAAATGTATACTTGTGGTTCCCGTGACGGAGACTACGACAACCTTGTAATTATTCACGAATACGGACACGGAATCTCTAACCGTTTGACTGGAGGACCTGGCGCTGCTGGCTGTTTGGGCAACTCTGAGCAAATGGGAGAAGGATGGTCTGACTGGTACGGTCTTGTAATGACCATGGAGCCAGGAGATGCTGGTGTTGACCCTCGTGGAGTAGGAACGTATCTTTTCAACGAAGGTCCTGACGGAGGTGGAATTCGTCCGTTCCCGTACAGTACCGATATGAATATCAATCCACAGACCTATGACTTTATAGGGTCTTCTGCTATTCCTCACGGAGTAGGATCTGTTTGGGCAATGATGCTTTGGGAAATGACCTGGGGTCTTATCGATGCTAGCGGATGGGATGCTGATATTTACAACTTTACCGGAGACAGCTCTTTGGATGCCGGTAACGTTAAAGCATTGGCCTTGGTAACTGAGGCTATGAAATTACAGCCTTGTAGCCCTGGATTCGTAGACGGACGTGACGCGATCATCGCGGCAGACAACGCTATCTACGGAGGAGCTAACGTATGTATCATTTGGGATGCTTTTGCCAAGCGTGGTCTTGGTGTGAACGCTGTTCAAGGTTCTTCTTTCAGTACTACAGATGGTTCTGAGAATTTCGATACTCCAACAGGTGAGGCAACTTTCACTGCTCCAGAAGATGTATGTGACTCAGAGACTGCCTTTACTGTGGTAGGAGCTGGTACTCCACTAGGAGGAATTTACAGCGGACCTGGAGTTACCGATAACGGTGACGGAAGCAGCTATACTTTTGACCCTGCAGTGGCTGGGGTTGGTATCCATACTATCAGCTATGAGATCGCAGATTCTGAATGTGCTACGGCTTCTATAGCTTCAGACGATATCGAGGTATTAGAAACTCCAGATTCTCCGTTAACAACAGGAGTTACAGACGTTTGTATCGGAGACGAGGTAACTGTAACAGCTACACCAGTAAACCCTGCAAACAACATTCGTTGGTTTGATGCTGAGGTGGGTGGAGCTTTCCTTTTCCAAGGAACAGATTACACCTTTACACCAACAGGTTCTATAGACCTTTGGGCAGAAGAGACTCCAGATGACTTCTTGTCTAAACTGGTTATTTCTGAAGTTACTATGCAAACGCCAGACCGTTTGGAGATCCAAAACGTTGGGGTACAAACGGATTATACCGGATACCGCGTAGTTCTTAGTGAAGAACCATTCTCTAACATCAACACGGTAAATCCAATTGTAAAGACTCTTGGCGTAATGGAAGAGAACGAAGCTATCGCTTGGAGCGATCAAGCAGGTTCTTCAGATTACTGGGGTAACAATATCTGGTGGGGTAACGACAGCGGGGACGCTGGTTGGATCCTTATCTTAGACCCAGACGGAAACGTAGTAGACTCTGCATTTTGGAATGTATCAGCTTCTATTTTATCGACCTTCGATATCACCGTAGCTGGTTTCAATATTACTGCTGCGGACCTTGACTGGACAGGAGCAGGAGCGGATCTTACTACTTTATGTTCAGATTCCTTCCAGAGAAATGGAGATACTGATAGCGCTGCCGATTGGCCAAATGCATGTTTAGAGGCTTCTTTTGGAGTTGCTAACGACAATATTGGAATCGGATTTGCAGGATGTCTTGCAGCTCGTACCTTGACACAAGTTGTGGCAGAGGACGTTGCTCCGGAGATCACTTGTCCAGATGACGAATTGTACATCATAGATGACGGACTTCCATATGTAGTTCCAGATTACTCGCTAACTGCGACCTTCTCTGATAACTGTCCAGAAGATCCTACTATCACTCAAGATCCTGCTGTAGGAGCTGAATTAGGCCCTGGTGTTTATACGGTAACGCTTACGGCTACAGATGCTGCCGGAAACTTCAGCGACTGTACCTTTACCTTAACTGTAGAGGGTGTATTGAGCGTAGACGAATTTGGAATCGACAATGTAATAACACTATATCCTAACCCGAGTCAAGGAGAGCTTACCCTGCGCAACCGCAGCACAGCTATCTTAGAAGACGTGAACCTATACGACGTAAATGGTCGTTTGATCAAGCGTTTCAATGTACAGGGTGCGGGAGCTGAGATCCAGTTTAATCTAAACGATGTGGCCTCAGGAATGTATTTTGTTCAGATCGTAACAGATCAAGGACAAACCGTTAAACGTGTCGTTAAACAATAA
- a CDS encoding 2TM domain-containing protein → MSNSPKNPNKYIRAKERVEELKKFYTSLMWYIIMIPFLAWINYATNGWSYAWFLWAAFGWGIGLAFQAVKAFRLSPMFNKDWEERKIREFMREEEFHENGGAQDESWDDKIKWDTDNNYSSNQRWE, encoded by the coding sequence ATGAGTAATAGTCCTAAAAACCCGAACAAATACATCCGTGCGAAGGAGCGTGTGGAAGAACTCAAAAAGTTCTACACCAGTTTGATGTGGTATATCATTATGATCCCCTTTTTGGCTTGGATCAATTATGCGACCAACGGTTGGAGCTACGCCTGGTTTTTGTGGGCTGCCTTCGGATGGGGGATCGGCTTGGCCTTTCAGGCAGTGAAGGCATTTAGACTGAGCCCAATGTTCAACAAGGATTGGGAAGAGCGCAAGATCAGAGAATTCATGCGCGAAGAAGAATTCCACGAAAATGGCGGCGCTCAAGACGAATCTTGGGACGACAAGATCAAATGGGATACCGATAACAATTACAGTTCCAACCAGCGTTGGGAGTAA
- a CDS encoding 2TM domain-containing protein: MNRFFKEAARGFGFGIVIFIVLMIISYLLGWRMESFGELLTEFTINQIYSVTLFVLNGYIISYYLQKHRKNFFKAKNLTQSILSSLGATIGAIVIIRLFIHSILEGKPIREFLASEKPEYYMVALLITVVMLTIYYTFYYYKSTRDSQVKEQKKIAGSAAASFDALKNQLDPHFLFNSLNVLTSLIEENPKAATKFTTSLSKVYRYVLEQKNKDLVTLQEELEFAQLYMSLLKMRFEDSIEYNTPQQLENPEAKVVPLSLQLLLENAVKHNMVTPSKRLIITIYEQDGALVVKNNIQPKQVVKKSSGVGLQNIRQRYQLLTDRPVLISELNNEFVVALPLLTKQKATTMNVQEEFINEKRYLRAQERVEKIKGFYVHFSIYLIFVPIFIYLNLKSTDFPWALFPIGGWGLGVIGHAMEVFNYNPLLGKNWEERKIREFMDKDDF; encoded by the coding sequence ATGAACCGATTCTTTAAAGAAGCCGCACGCGGTTTTGGTTTTGGGATTGTCATCTTCATCGTGTTGATGATCATTAGCTATCTCTTAGGATGGCGGATGGAATCCTTCGGCGAATTGCTCACAGAGTTTACGATCAATCAGATCTACTCCGTCACGCTCTTCGTACTCAATGGCTATATCATTAGCTATTACCTACAAAAACACCGCAAGAACTTCTTTAAAGCCAAGAACCTGACCCAGTCGATCTTATCGAGCTTGGGAGCCACCATCGGAGCTATCGTTATTATTCGTCTTTTTATTCACAGCATCTTAGAAGGCAAGCCGATTAGAGAATTCTTGGCCTCCGAGAAACCGGAGTACTATATGGTAGCCCTTTTGATCACCGTAGTGATGCTGACCATTTATTACACCTTTTATTATTACAAGTCGACACGTGATAGTCAGGTCAAAGAACAAAAGAAGATTGCCGGTTCTGCAGCAGCCAGTTTCGATGCGCTTAAAAACCAGTTAGACCCGCATTTTCTGTTCAACAGTTTGAATGTGTTGACCAGTCTTATCGAAGAGAACCCTAAGGCGGCGACCAAGTTCACCACTTCGCTCTCTAAGGTATATCGCTACGTTTTGGAGCAGAAGAACAAAGATCTGGTAACCTTGCAGGAAGAGCTCGAATTTGCACAGTTGTATATGTCGCTACTTAAGATGCGCTTTGAGGATAGTATAGAATACAACACTCCGCAGCAATTAGAGAACCCAGAGGCCAAGGTAGTGCCGCTGAGTTTGCAACTGCTCCTTGAGAATGCAGTAAAACACAATATGGTAACCCCTAGCAAGCGACTTATCATTACAATATATGAGCAAGACGGCGCCTTAGTTGTGAAGAACAACATCCAACCCAAACAAGTGGTCAAAAAGAGCAGTGGTGTAGGCTTACAGAATATTAGACAACGCTATCAATTGCTCACCGACAGGCCGGTTTTGATCTCTGAATTGAACAATGAATTTGTAGTGGCCTTGCCGCTACTCACCAAACAAAAAGCTACTACGATGAACGTACAAGAAGAATTTATAAATGAAAAGCGCTATCTGCGGGCGCAAGAACGCGTAGAAAAGATCAAAGGATTCTATGTGCACTTTTCGATCTATCTGATCTTTGTGCCCATCTTTATATACTTGAATTTAAAATCTACGGACTTTCCTTGGGCTTTATTTCCTATCGGCGGATGGGGACTGGGAGTTATAGGTCATGCGATGGAGGTTTTTAATTACAACCCGCTCTTAGGCAAGAACTGGGAGGAACGCAAGATCCGTGAGTTTATGGATAAAGACGATTTCTAA
- a CDS encoding LytTR family DNA-binding domain-containing protein → MQVIIIEDEKPSARRLMRMLESHQVEVLTMLHSVEESIAWFETNKHPDIIFLDIQLSDGLSFEIFDKIEINSAIIFTTAYDEYALQAFKLNSIDYLLKPIDEDELKAAIAQYKSQQKQSSNVQLNFEDIKKLLTNPVEREYKKRFTVKIGQHLRMIPVDEIECFYSENKGTYAHTFEGRNYLLDTTLEQLESELEPAVFFRINRKFYININAIKDIISYTNSRLQIKLNSYKEQEVIVARERVKDFKLWLE, encoded by the coding sequence ATGCAAGTAATCATCATTGAAGACGAAAAACCATCTGCCCGCAGATTGATGCGGATGTTAGAATCGCATCAGGTAGAAGTACTCACCATGCTGCATTCTGTTGAAGAATCTATTGCCTGGTTCGAGACCAATAAACATCCAGATATTATATTTCTAGATATCCAACTCAGTGACGGTCTTTCCTTTGAGATCTTCGATAAGATCGAGATAAACAGTGCGATCATCTTCACCACAGCTTATGACGAATACGCCTTACAGGCCTTTAAGCTGAACAGCATAGATTATTTGCTCAAACCCATAGACGAAGACGAGCTTAAGGCTGCTATAGCGCAATACAAGAGTCAGCAGAAGCAGAGTAGCAATGTGCAGCTCAATTTTGAGGACATCAAAAAGCTATTGACCAATCCTGTGGAACGCGAGTACAAGAAGCGCTTTACGGTTAAAATTGGACAACACTTGAGAATGATCCCTGTAGATGAGATCGAGTGTTTCTACAGCGAGAATAAGGGTACCTATGCCCACACTTTCGAAGGTCGAAATTACTTACTAGATACCACTTTGGAACAATTGGAATCAGAATTAGAGCCGGCCGTGTTCTTTCGGATCAACAGGAAGTTCTACATCAATATAAACGCTATTAAGGACATCATTTCTTATACGAATTCCAGGCTGCAGATCAAGCTTAACAGTTATAAAGAGCAAGAGGTAATCGTAGCACGAGAGCGGGTCAAGGACTTTAAACTTTGGTTGGAATAA
- a CDS encoding DASS family sodium-coupled anion symporter: MERNYTNTKKAGLILGPVLFVILWLFKGQLLSEAADPVIAVAAWMICWWITEAVSISVTALLPLILFPLTNVMPIKEVAPHYGSSIVFLFFGGFVMALALEKVNLHKRLALSIIKITGTSPNRIILGFMLATALLSMWISNTASALVMLPIGLSVINLLIDDADGFTKNDRNFALSVMLGIAYAANSGGIATIIGTPPNSVLIGFLENEYNTTISFLNWMVMGLPFSLVMIALVYFILVHVAFPNRLKRFDASKELIDEELKKLGGLSRKEKQVLAVFAVAISLWIFRGVLNSQFPGLGLTDTEISMYAAIALFVIPNSFSKGQFILDWEDTSKLAWGILILFGGGLALASGLSQVGIITTIANYIAAMDGLSTTTIAILIIAVMLFMTELMSNVALVAIFAPVVAGIALGLDMPMEHLLIPVAMASSCAFMLPMATPPNAIVFASGYIKIKDMVRAGFFLNLLAIGLLFIFLKLVIPFIF, from the coding sequence ATGGAACGCAACTATACCAACACTAAAAAAGCAGGCCTCATTTTGGGGCCTGTTTTGTTCGTTATTCTTTGGCTTTTTAAAGGGCAACTACTCAGTGAAGCTGCAGATCCTGTTATAGCTGTAGCAGCTTGGATGATCTGTTGGTGGATCACAGAAGCTGTGTCTATCTCAGTGACCGCGCTTTTACCTTTGATTCTTTTTCCCCTCACCAACGTGATGCCCATTAAAGAAGTAGCACCTCATTACGGCAGTAGTATTGTTTTCTTATTCTTCGGAGGTTTTGTAATGGCACTCGCCTTAGAGAAAGTGAATCTGCACAAGCGCCTGGCGCTTTCTATTATTAAGATCACCGGAACGAGCCCGAATAGAATCATCCTTGGATTCATGCTGGCCACGGCTTTACTGAGTATGTGGATAAGCAATACCGCCAGTGCTTTGGTGATGCTGCCCATTGGTCTCTCTGTAATCAACTTGCTTATAGACGATGCAGACGGTTTTACCAAGAACGACCGTAATTTTGCCTTAAGCGTGATGCTTGGAATAGCCTATGCGGCCAACTCCGGAGGAATAGCGACCATTATCGGAACACCACCGAATTCCGTGCTCATCGGATTTCTGGAGAACGAATACAATACCACCATCTCTTTTTTGAATTGGATGGTCATGGGACTACCCTTTTCGCTTGTTATGATCGCCTTGGTATATTTTATTTTGGTACACGTTGCATTTCCCAACCGCTTAAAACGCTTTGATGCATCTAAAGAACTCATCGATGAGGAACTAAAGAAACTCGGTGGCTTGAGCCGCAAAGAGAAACAAGTCTTGGCAGTATTTGCCGTGGCCATCTCTCTATGGATCTTTAGAGGCGTGCTGAACAGCCAATTCCCCGGTTTGGGCCTTACAGATACCGAAATAAGTATGTATGCCGCCATTGCCCTCTTTGTGATCCCAAACAGCTTCTCTAAGGGACAGTTCATTCTAGACTGGGAAGACACTTCAAAATTGGCTTGGGGGATATTGATCCTATTCGGCGGTGGGTTGGCCTTGGCCTCTGGCCTCTCGCAAGTAGGTATTATCACCACTATTGCCAATTATATCGCTGCTATGGATGGCCTGAGTACGACCACTATAGCAATCCTTATCATTGCGGTCATGCTCTTTATGACCGAACTAATGAGCAATGTAGCCTTGGTGGCGATCTTTGCACCAGTTGTTGCGGGTATTGCCTTAGGGCTCGACATGCCGATGGAGCATTTGTTGATTCCCGTTGCAATGGCTTCTAGTTGTGCCTTTATGCTGCCCATGGCTACTCCGCCCAACGCGATTGTATTCGCCAGCGGTTATATCAAGATCAAAGATATGGTTCGAGCGGGTTTCTTTTTAAATCTACTGGCAATTGGTCTGCTATTTATCTTTTTAAAGCTGGTGATACCATTTATTTTTTAA
- a CDS encoding 2TM domain-containing protein, giving the protein MANKKSYENSKYGRAKKKVDDIKGFYNHLIVYLIINTAIILLRVVVFSEGRIGVEIPHWTIFTTPLFWGIGLFFHGVWVFSDKLGFIRNWEERKIREFMQEEEEEEKNLRY; this is encoded by the coding sequence ATGGCAAATAAAAAATCATACGAGAATTCAAAATACGGCAGAGCCAAGAAAAAGGTAGACGATATTAAAGGCTTCTACAATCACCTTATTGTGTATTTGATCATAAATACGGCGATCATTCTTCTACGTGTAGTTGTTTTTAGCGAAGGTCGTATTGGCGTTGAAATTCCGCATTGGACCATATTTACCACACCTTTGTTCTGGGGAATAGGTCTATTCTTCCACGGTGTTTGGGTCTTTAGCGATAAGTTGGGCTTTATCCGCAATTGGGAAGAGCGCAAGATCCGCGAATTCATGCAAGAAGAGGAAGAGGAAGAAAAGAATCTCAGATACTAA
- a CDS encoding LETM1-related biofilm-associated protein, which yields MNPSAAGWIDKFFHEFSQEDLLTPFESKGRFYARLRKTGFVYGNSVCALVDRPISELKLTSAEYNKANLLHSLYVIYYKQTGIVGVKKFLEHAISFYREIDRGRMSLLSKLSLGKSLSKNLEKILSARILESDATLKKEQTYAFSNVLLATDLLTYQIYCESPMLAKNYATSLEKAIATYCFGALQSKTKQDKYDLLLLELFEMAGLSTTAAPLEMFFSDTQMSLTAPYLLDLCCMAIKDDLKVEPSERAYIMHLAIQLGLDQSEAELALDELEEFMDEHENAIHFFNHTHPVQHFYKQTSSTVERLILRNKKRLLKELSESGELLVLLGQSTLRELDAKEKDKVKEQLLDMFKSIPSLTIFLLPGGSLLLPLFIKFIPKLLPSAFNENRIDDNK from the coding sequence ATGAATCCCTCTGCAGCCGGTTGGATAGATAAATTTTTCCACGAGTTTTCTCAAGAAGACCTGCTTACCCCATTTGAATCTAAGGGCCGTTTTTACGCGCGTTTACGCAAAACGGGGTTTGTCTACGGGAACTCGGTCTGTGCCTTGGTCGATAGACCGATCAGTGAACTCAAACTAACATCCGCAGAATACAACAAAGCCAACCTACTCCACAGTTTGTATGTGATCTATTACAAACAGACAGGAATTGTAGGGGTTAAAAAATTCTTAGAACACGCCATTAGTTTTTACCGCGAGATTGACAGAGGCCGTATGAGCTTGTTGTCTAAATTATCACTGGGAAAATCATTGAGCAAGAACCTGGAGAAGATTCTCTCGGCCCGAATATTAGAAAGCGATGCAACGCTAAAAAAAGAGCAGACTTATGCCTTTTCTAATGTGTTATTGGCAACAGACCTACTCACTTATCAGATCTATTGCGAATCTCCTATGCTGGCTAAGAACTATGCTACATCCTTAGAAAAAGCTATTGCTACGTATTGCTTCGGAGCCTTACAATCTAAAACTAAGCAAGATAAATACGACCTGCTACTTTTAGAACTCTTTGAAATGGCAGGCTTGAGTACAACGGCAGCTCCGTTAGAGATGTTCTTTAGCGATACCCAAATGTCGTTAACCGCTCCATATCTGCTAGATCTATGCTGTATGGCCATAAAGGACGATCTCAAGGTTGAGCCCTCGGAACGCGCCTATATTATGCATTTGGCAATACAACTCGGATTAGATCAGAGCGAGGCCGAGTTAGCTTTAGACGAGCTGGAAGAATTCATGGATGAGCACGAGAATGCCATTCACTTCTTTAACCATACGCACCCAGTACAGCATTTTTACAAACAGACCAGCAGCACGGTAGAGCGCTTGATCTTGAGAAATAAAAAACGCTTGCTTAAAGAATTGAGCGAAAGTGGAGAATTATTGGTATTGTTAGGGCAATCTACGCTGCGCGAGCTAGATGCGAAAGAAAAGGACAAGGTTAAAGAACAATTGCTAGATATGTTCAAAAGCATACCGTCGCTAACCATTTTCCTATTGCCTGGCGGGAGTTTACTGCTGCCTTTGTTCATTAAATTCATTCCAAAGCTACTGCCCTCCGCTTTTAATGAAAATCGCATAGACGACAATAAATAA
- a CDS encoding superoxide dismutase family protein, translated as MKRISIMSFLALAIAFSSCKNEAKEKESETTEETAVEKEVEVTEEVTAIKFKLESKSESGATGAVKFTAENGKVSMLAELKGLTEGVHAIHIHEKADCSSPDGKSTGGHWNPTFQPHGAWGAEAGYHLGDIGNFTADAEGNATVTFETDLWCMGCGDEKKDILGKAIIVHQGADDFTSQPSGAAGARVSCGGIIE; from the coding sequence ATGAAACGCATATCTATAATGTCCTTTTTAGCTTTGGCTATCGCCTTTAGCAGTTGTAAGAACGAAGCCAAAGAAAAGGAATCCGAAACCACAGAAGAGACCGCAGTTGAAAAAGAAGTTGAAGTTACCGAGGAAGTAACTGCAATTAAGTTCAAGTTGGAGTCTAAAAGTGAATCTGGAGCTACCGGAGCAGTGAAATTCACAGCAGAGAACGGCAAAGTAAGTATGTTGGCAGAACTAAAAGGCCTAACAGAAGGAGTACACGCCATTCATATACACGAAAAAGCAGACTGTAGTTCTCCAGATGGTAAATCGACGGGAGGACACTGGAATCCCACCTTTCAACCTCACGGAGCGTGGGGAGCAGAAGCCGGATACCACCTAGGAGATATAGGAAACTTTACCGCAGACGCAGAAGGTAATGCTACGGTTACCTTTGAAACCGACCTGTGGTGCATGGGCTGTGGTGATGAGAAAAAAGATATACTCGGAAAGGCCATCATTGTGCACCAAGGAGCAGACGACTTCACTTCTCAGCCTTCTGGCGCTGCTGGAGCTCGTGTTAGCTGCGGAGGAATTATCGAATAG